From a single Novipirellula caenicola genomic region:
- a CDS encoding peptidylprolyl isomerase, with product MVSRLALMMALPALVLCTSTTVRGQDPAAPVHVKVDTTEGAFVIELNPAKAPKTVDNFLKYVKEGHYTNTIFHRVIDGFMIQGGGFTADMKEKDAPRMVRNEGGNGLKNDHYTVAMARTSAPHSASSQFFVNTANNDFLNRENSQDGFGYAVFGRVVEGKEVVDRIGKAATQAKPNPQVPGMLMQDVPTTPVVIKSIEVVEKK from the coding sequence ATGGTTTCTCGATTGGCTTTGATGATGGCGTTGCCCGCTTTGGTTCTTTGCACCAGCACGACGGTCCGTGGCCAAGACCCCGCTGCTCCCGTTCACGTGAAGGTCGACACGACCGAAGGAGCGTTTGTCATCGAATTGAATCCGGCCAAGGCCCCCAAGACCGTTGATAACTTCTTGAAGTACGTCAAAGAGGGACACTACACGAACACCATTTTCCACCGTGTGATCGATGGTTTCATGATCCAAGGGGGCGGGTTTACCGCCGACATGAAAGAAAAAGATGCTCCTCGTATGGTGCGAAACGAAGGCGGAAACGGTCTGAAAAACGATCACTATACCGTCGCGATGGCACGCACCAGCGCTCCCCATAGCGCGTCGAGTCAATTCTTTGTGAACACCGCCAACAATGACTTTCTTAATCGCGAGAATTCGCAAGACGGTTTTGGCTATGCCGTGTTTGGACGCGTCGTCGAAGGCAAAGAGGTGGTCGATCGCATTGGAAAAGCGGCAACCCAAGCAAAACCGAATCCGCAGGTCCCCGGTATGCTGATGCAAGATGTTCCGACCACGCCAGTGGTCATCAAGAGCATCGAAGTGGTTGAAAAGAAATAA
- a CDS encoding AAA family ATPase yields MRSIAVINQKGGVGKTTSSVNLSSALAAQGRRVCLLDLDPQAHASLHLGITAVDGEASMYEVLCGEATIAQARCWVNENLCVIPSNLDLAAAELELASEVGREMILRDKLDADDEPFDYFILDCPPSLGVLTVNALVAVNEVFLPLQPHFLALHGLSKLLRTVEVVSRRLNSDLRLSGVMLCMYDSNTRLAAEVSTDIDEFFEASKGAREFYRSAKFFETRIRRNVRLAEAPSFGKSIFQYSPESNGAADYQALAEEVIAQENTFVQMPQQAAA; encoded by the coding sequence ATGCGATCGATCGCTGTGATTAACCAAAAAGGTGGTGTTGGCAAAACGACCAGCTCCGTCAACCTTTCGTCGGCTCTTGCGGCTCAAGGCCGTCGCGTTTGCTTGCTCGACCTTGATCCTCAAGCTCATGCTTCACTGCATCTCGGCATCACCGCGGTCGACGGCGAAGCAAGCATGTACGAGGTCCTCTGTGGCGAAGCGACCATCGCGCAAGCACGTTGCTGGGTCAACGAGAATCTGTGCGTGATTCCATCGAATTTGGATCTTGCCGCGGCTGAGTTGGAATTGGCCAGCGAAGTGGGCCGCGAAATGATTCTTCGCGATAAACTTGATGCTGACGACGAACCGTTTGACTACTTCATTCTCGATTGTCCTCCGAGTCTCGGTGTTTTGACCGTCAATGCCTTGGTCGCCGTGAACGAAGTCTTCTTGCCGCTGCAGCCTCACTTTTTGGCGCTGCATGGATTGAGCAAACTACTTCGGACGGTCGAAGTCGTTTCGCGACGACTCAACAGCGACCTGCGGTTGTCGGGGGTCATGCTTTGCATGTACGACTCCAACACGCGATTGGCTGCCGAAGTCAGTACCGACATTGACGAGTTCTTTGAAGCAAGCAAAGGCGCGCGAGAGTTTTATCGAAGTGCCAAATTCTTCGAAACTCGCATTCGACGCAACGTCCGCTTGGCCGAAGCGCCAAGTTTCGGCAAATCGATCTTCCAGTACTCGCCCGAAAGCAACGGCGCAGCAGACTACCAGGCGCTTGCCGAAGAAGTGATCGCTCAAGAGAACACGTTTGTGCAGATGCCGCAACAAGCTGCGGCCTAA
- a CDS encoding patatin-like phospholipase family protein — translation MKIALAFSGGGVRATVFHLGVLARLARHDLLSNVKIISSVSGGSLAAGLVFASAGYRWPSSEEYLHDIVPKCLSLLTKRNVQHTYVLKSLLLPWRLASGRASVLGDALESKWGITGSLADLPIAPNWIINATCYQTGKNWRFQRDLMGDYQTKYITDPDFRLSHALAASAAVPGLIGPLMIRSRQHQWSEFREDDWQTIAPKYKRLHLWDGGVYDNLGVESLFKPGDGLREGTDFLIVCDASRPLSNETRQSRWRPGYLKASMRLVDVATDQVRSLRARMLMEYFKQNPGTGAYLRLGLSTQKVYSRSPVGGKPALTDSEVRLVSQLETTLRRLTDHEFSLLFRHGFEVADATLSTYGHEAIGRVPRKQVLFKAA, via the coding sequence ATGAAGATCGCACTTGCATTTTCAGGAGGCGGCGTCCGTGCGACCGTGTTTCACCTTGGCGTGCTCGCTCGATTGGCGCGGCACGACCTACTCAGCAACGTCAAGATCATCTCCAGTGTTTCAGGCGGCTCGCTGGCGGCAGGACTTGTCTTTGCCTCGGCCGGATACCGCTGGCCCAGTAGCGAAGAATACTTGCACGACATCGTGCCCAAATGCCTTTCGCTCCTGACAAAGCGAAACGTCCAGCACACCTATGTACTGAAATCGCTGCTCCTGCCGTGGCGACTCGCCTCTGGCCGAGCCTCGGTGCTAGGCGATGCTCTGGAGAGCAAGTGGGGCATCACCGGATCGCTGGCCGATTTGCCGATCGCGCCGAACTGGATCATCAACGCGACCTGTTACCAGACTGGAAAGAACTGGCGATTTCAGCGTGACTTGATGGGCGATTACCAAACCAAATACATCACCGATCCTGATTTTCGATTGTCACACGCGCTTGCGGCATCCGCGGCAGTCCCCGGTTTGATCGGCCCGTTAATGATCCGATCGCGACAGCATCAATGGAGCGAATTCCGCGAAGATGACTGGCAAACGATCGCTCCAAAATACAAACGTCTGCATCTTTGGGACGGGGGAGTCTATGACAATTTGGGAGTCGAATCGCTGTTCAAGCCCGGCGACGGGCTACGCGAAGGAACCGATTTCTTGATCGTTTGCGATGCGTCACGCCCGCTTTCAAACGAAACCCGTCAATCCCGTTGGCGGCCGGGATATTTAAAGGCATCGATGCGGTTGGTGGATGTTGCGACCGACCAAGTCCGCAGTCTACGTGCGCGGATGCTGATGGAATATTTTAAGCAGAATCCTGGAACAGGAGCCTATCTGCGACTCGGGCTGAGTACGCAGAAGGTGTATTCGCGAAGTCCCGTTGGCGGCAAACCCGCATTAACCGATAGCGAAGTTCGTTTGGTCTCGCAGCTTGAAACCACACTGCGACGGTTGACCGATCACGAATTTAGCTTGCTATTTCGACACGGCTTCGAAGTCGCCGATGCGACGCTTTCCACCTACGGCCATGAAGCGATTGGCCGAGTGCCACGCAAACAAGTGCTCTTCAAAGCAGCCTGA
- a CDS encoding DUF1080 domain-containing protein has translation MANPDRFSRTNIWTHGRLAALVVVASLFFSTLQAEEITGDWSLDLESGMPAWMRVVQQDGQTQVYMRLYIGPTGPYVAEQVEGRLKFEIRRNPKNKNGHASVTKVDVGMKEGKLEGVLERQLADGTSQRDAFTGTRVPPMPASAPDLSKVRFGHPIMIFNGIDMSGWRTHESDKTNGWSVIDGMLVNTTTKTDFSPTGSYANLRTEAEFEDFWLHIEFLVEEARNSGIYLRGMYEAQVVDRDSRMQGIQGVGAIFGAIAPSSNAGKPGGQWQTYDLTLVDRHVTVVLNGVKVIDNQPIDAPTAGAIYTNAAAPGPIYLQGDHTSVKYKNIYLAPVLKD, from the coding sequence ATGGCGAATCCTGATCGATTCTCACGCACTAACATTTGGACTCATGGCAGGCTTGCCGCATTGGTCGTCGTCGCAAGCCTGTTTTTTTCAACGCTGCAGGCCGAAGAGATCACCGGTGATTGGTCCCTTGACCTCGAATCGGGCATGCCAGCGTGGATGCGTGTGGTTCAGCAGGACGGTCAGACGCAAGTCTACATGCGTTTGTATATAGGCCCAACCGGCCCCTATGTCGCCGAGCAGGTAGAAGGGCGATTGAAGTTTGAGATTCGAAGAAACCCAAAAAATAAAAATGGGCACGCCTCGGTCACGAAGGTGGACGTGGGGATGAAGGAGGGCAAGCTTGAAGGTGTCCTTGAGCGTCAGCTCGCCGATGGAACATCCCAGCGCGATGCGTTTACGGGAACCCGAGTCCCACCGATGCCCGCATCGGCACCCGATTTGTCGAAGGTCCGGTTTGGCCATCCGATCATGATCTTCAACGGAATAGACATGAGCGGTTGGCGAACTCACGAATCTGACAAGACGAATGGATGGAGCGTGATTGATGGAATGCTGGTGAACACCACCACCAAGACCGACTTTAGTCCCACTGGCTCGTACGCCAATTTACGCACCGAAGCTGAATTTGAAGACTTTTGGTTGCACATCGAATTCCTGGTGGAAGAAGCACGCAACAGCGGTATTTATTTACGAGGAATGTATGAGGCTCAGGTGGTCGATCGGGACAGCCGGATGCAAGGCATTCAGGGGGTGGGGGCGATCTTCGGTGCGATCGCGCCATCGAGCAACGCCGGGAAACCGGGAGGCCAATGGCAAACGTACGATCTGACTCTGGTCGATCGGCACGTTACCGTGGTGCTGAATGGCGTCAAAGTTATCGACAACCAACCCATCGACGCCCCGACCGCAGGAGCCATCTACACGAACGCCGCCGCACCGGGGCCGATCTATCTGCAAGGTGACCATACCTCGGTCAAATACAAAAATATCTACTTAGCGCCGGTGCTAAAGGATTGA
- a CDS encoding glycoside hydrolase family 5 protein — protein sequence MQLRITLLLLALFTRSLGTSYADDVAMPMAIRDDLGRQIVVSGFVTITEDLQGTVRYTADDYRRMVRMGANFQVIRTALGRLGGWPGKDEDPAYLEQLDEMVRLADAAGMQSIFKLVVYDIRPFGHPQWDAIYENTNGAQDQLIRAWTKIWTRYKDDPSVFGYDILNEPQHGLDPNLQRCFREQLLPTQRRLVDAMQAISPNKWALYQPLYRETGAGEGPFLPMNVPFGRSRVVYAPHLYQMNLDRMRKTLRRYEREAVISEAPLLLGEWGPATDIAADTDETLQSRYRNVYQVTASELDRHGIGAIKAWFCGSRVELRSKVRRDPFTWAIFSDKTPVGIVERKFVTDVLARPRPLTIAGDLEDCRYDFATRVLGIRLKPDATLGSSVIFVPQERFYEDGFRVEIGSKLVLEMLPGESHFSTSSVNAATLREQASALRWDADSQRLIIKAWVVDDPMLTVRLSPLVAKKRGSKP from the coding sequence ATGCAACTTCGAATCACACTCCTGCTGCTCGCTTTGTTCACTCGATCGCTCGGCACCTCCTACGCAGACGACGTCGCGATGCCGATGGCAATTCGCGATGATCTGGGTCGCCAAATTGTTGTGTCAGGCTTTGTCACGATTACCGAGGACTTGCAGGGGACGGTTCGTTACACCGCCGACGATTATCGGCGGATGGTTCGAATGGGAGCCAACTTTCAAGTCATCCGCACGGCGCTGGGGCGATTGGGCGGTTGGCCAGGCAAAGACGAAGACCCTGCCTACCTGGAACAACTCGACGAGATGGTTCGATTGGCTGACGCCGCTGGAATGCAGTCAATCTTCAAATTGGTGGTCTATGACATCCGACCTTTTGGACATCCGCAGTGGGATGCGATCTACGAAAACACGAACGGCGCTCAAGACCAACTGATCCGTGCGTGGACCAAAATTTGGACTCGCTACAAAGACGACCCCTCGGTGTTCGGCTATGACATCCTAAATGAACCCCAACACGGCTTGGATCCCAACTTACAACGTTGCTTTCGCGAACAATTGCTTCCGACTCAGCGGCGATTGGTTGACGCGATGCAGGCGATCAGCCCCAATAAATGGGCACTCTACCAACCGTTGTATCGAGAGACGGGAGCAGGTGAAGGGCCTTTTCTGCCGATGAACGTTCCGTTCGGACGCAGCCGCGTCGTCTATGCGCCTCATCTGTATCAAATGAATTTGGATCGGATGCGTAAAACACTGCGGCGTTATGAACGCGAGGCCGTGATTTCTGAGGCACCGTTGCTGCTAGGCGAATGGGGGCCGGCGACGGACATCGCGGCGGACACCGACGAGACGCTGCAGTCTCGGTATAGGAACGTGTACCAAGTAACGGCCAGCGAATTAGACCGCCACGGGATCGGGGCAATCAAAGCATGGTTCTGTGGCTCTCGAGTGGAGCTGAGGTCCAAGGTGCGGCGTGATCCGTTTACATGGGCAATCTTTTCGGACAAAACCCCGGTTGGGATCGTCGAACGAAAGTTCGTCACAGATGTTCTCGCACGCCCGCGTCCGTTAACGATTGCGGGCGATCTAGAAGACTGTCGATATGATTTCGCCACTCGCGTTTTGGGAATAAGACTCAAGCCGGACGCGACATTGGGCAGCAGTGTGATTTTTGTTCCTCAGGAACGTTTCTATGAGGATGGATTCCGCGTTGAAATCGGTTCGAAGTTGGTGCTGGAAATGCTTCCAGGCGAATCTCATTTTTCGACTTCCAGCGTCAACGCTGCGACGCTTCGTGAACAAGCGAGTGCATTACGGTGGGACGCTGATTCGCAGCGTCTCATCATCAAAGCTTGGGTCGTGGATGATCCCATGCTGACCGTACGGCTTTCGCCGTTAGTGGCAAAAAAACGCGGTAGCAAGCCGTGA
- a CDS encoding YebC/PmpR family DNA-binding transcriptional regulator codes for MAGHSKWANIQHRKGRVDAQRGKMWSKLSKAIIVAAKMGGGDPDANIRLRKAIEDAKAVSMPKDNIQRAIKRGTGELEGSEVEELLYEGYGPGGVAVMCEVMTDNRNRTTPELRSMFGKFGGNLGNTGCVSYLFDRKGLFVFDPATADEEKLTEIALENGGEDVEPLDDGKIQVTCHPDSHQTLADAFAAAELVPEMSSISQIAQTMVDVEGSTAKSVLRLLEALDDHDDVQNVSTNLNITDEMFEDE; via the coding sequence ATGGCTGGGCACTCAAAATGGGCGAACATTCAGCATCGTAAAGGCCGTGTGGACGCCCAACGCGGCAAGATGTGGAGCAAGCTGAGTAAAGCCATTATCGTGGCGGCAAAAATGGGCGGGGGCGACCCCGATGCAAACATTCGATTGCGTAAGGCGATCGAAGACGCCAAAGCGGTCAGCATGCCCAAGGACAATATCCAGCGCGCCATCAAACGAGGTACCGGCGAACTCGAAGGCAGCGAAGTCGAAGAGTTGCTGTACGAAGGCTACGGCCCCGGTGGGGTCGCGGTGATGTGCGAGGTGATGACCGATAATCGCAATCGCACCACCCCCGAGCTGCGGAGCATGTTTGGCAAATTTGGCGGAAACCTAGGCAATACCGGCTGCGTTTCGTACTTGTTTGACCGCAAGGGATTGTTTGTGTTTGATCCCGCAACGGCCGACGAAGAAAAGCTGACCGAGATCGCACTGGAAAACGGAGGCGAGGATGTCGAGCCGCTTGACGATGGCAAGATCCAAGTGACCTGTCATCCCGATTCGCATCAAACGCTTGCTGACGCGTTCGCCGCAGCGGAGCTTGTCCCCGAGATGTCGTCGATTAGCCAGATCGCTCAGACGATGGTCGACGTCGAGGGCTCAACGGCCAAGTCGGTACTGCGACTACTCGAGGCACTTGATGATCACGACGACGTGCAAAACGTCAGCACCAACTTGAACATCACCGACGAGATGTTCGAAGACGAGTGA
- the rbfA gene encoding 30S ribosome-binding factor RbfA → MSRRLLKAAEAIREVVASTILTEVRDPRVKDVTVIGVEVSPDMREAKVSVSVMGNDSQQQLAIRGLQNCAGFLQAKIANRIDARYTPKLTFKLDKGLQNALVVSELLNKIKQEKSGATSSESVPADPDDEPAEDAQSQEQAEAASEDDSNPSQGGPSPS, encoded by the coding sequence ATGTCCCGTCGTTTACTAAAAGCTGCTGAAGCGATCCGCGAAGTCGTCGCGTCGACGATTTTGACCGAAGTTCGTGACCCGCGTGTCAAAGATGTCACCGTGATCGGAGTCGAGGTGTCGCCTGATATGCGCGAAGCCAAGGTGTCGGTCAGCGTGATGGGGAACGACAGCCAGCAGCAACTTGCCATCCGCGGGCTGCAGAATTGTGCGGGATTTCTACAAGCCAAGATCGCCAACCGGATCGACGCCCGCTATACGCCGAAATTAACATTCAAGCTGGACAAGGGACTGCAAAACGCCCTGGTCGTGAGCGAATTGTTAAATAAGATAAAACAAGAAAAATCGGGAGCGACGTCTTCCGAATCCGTCCCTGCGGATCCAGATGACGAGCCAGCCGAAGACGCTCAATCGCAGGAGCAAGCCGAAGCAGCTTCGGAGGACGATTCGAATCCGTCCCAAGGCGGGCCATCGCCATCGTGA
- the infB gene encoding translation initiation factor IF-2, which yields MPARIYALAKELNLDSKDLVDIVKKVGITGKGSALASLTDEETQKVRDHLAGSAKPAAPKTPVVAKATTSSTAPVAAVRDSVVPEKRKPVAIQIGRPNKPKPASVGGSKPAAPAPIRSPLFDDSPSSKKAAAESAAKAPAAESAPPAPAAPKPPAAKPAADSGNKSKETPQRKSGVSGLAARVADKVGFSKRTIPTGAIDRSAPVAAVRPESPATSGGGIRSLDRPASSGSGEKKGSKPKRREPRINVKMAALGDAPEKVVPKSAPGEPKAQKPDIKLSKDVIAGHKQGMKAPLEQIAQDDAESKRGGTRKIGSGGLSGFTGEKGHKGGKSIEDEDKPRKKGLSGMASARAERSRGGGGGRRHKNETFDRSTGRESPYRRRTLKRKGTNTAAPRKDKIQLELPCTVRSFSEAAGVPVAQVLRTLMGMQIMVNINAQLDYETAELVAAEMDLDIELKASETLEEELITELEEKEDDEESLVPRAPIVTFLGHVDHGKTSLLDYLIGINVVSGEAGGITQHIRAYEIDKDGRKVTFVDTPGHEAFTEMRARGANVTDIAVLVIAADDGIMPQTAEAISHAKAAGVPIVVALNKIDLEGVDPNRVLTQLTEHQLTPSEWGGDVEVIRTSATKGTGMDELLETLLTIAEMNEYKANPDRQALGVCIESEQQGDRGVVAKLVVQNGTLRVGDVLVCGPSHGRVRSMKDTLTGKNIKEAGPSTPVNITGLDQAPGAGDRFHVLKDIAQAREIAENRESNSSRENLSGSTTKVSFDTFQEMLAGGKIGVEDRVKLNLIIRADVKGSLEAIEKELSKFDHPEVELRVLQKSVGGVSLADITLASASEAVVLAFNVIPDDQARSLAEERGIEIRRYQVIYKLADDIKAMIEGRLKPEERIVELGRALVKQVFQISRVGTIAGCYVAQGVIQRGCRIRVNRDGRTIGDYPLETVKRIKEDVKEVPRGMECGIRLSGFNDIKQDDVLEAYRIEEVARTLD from the coding sequence GTGCCCGCACGCATTTACGCGCTCGCCAAAGAACTGAACTTAGACAGCAAAGATCTCGTCGATATCGTCAAGAAAGTCGGTATTACCGGCAAAGGCTCGGCGCTTGCCAGTCTGACCGACGAAGAAACTCAGAAGGTTCGCGATCATCTCGCCGGATCTGCCAAACCTGCTGCTCCCAAAACACCTGTGGTTGCCAAGGCAACGACATCTTCGACCGCCCCCGTCGCGGCGGTCCGCGACTCGGTGGTTCCCGAGAAACGCAAACCGGTTGCCATTCAGATCGGCCGGCCGAACAAGCCAAAACCAGCGAGCGTGGGTGGATCCAAGCCTGCGGCGCCGGCGCCCATTCGTTCGCCGTTGTTTGACGATTCGCCATCGAGCAAAAAAGCGGCAGCAGAATCGGCAGCCAAGGCCCCCGCAGCCGAATCGGCTCCCCCGGCACCCGCAGCCCCCAAACCGCCTGCAGCGAAACCCGCTGCGGACTCGGGAAACAAATCCAAGGAAACGCCGCAGCGAAAAAGTGGCGTCAGTGGATTGGCAGCTCGGGTTGCGGACAAGGTCGGCTTCAGCAAGCGTACGATTCCAACCGGAGCGATCGATCGCAGTGCACCCGTTGCCGCAGTGCGTCCAGAATCGCCAGCAACGAGTGGCGGAGGCATCCGTTCGCTCGATCGTCCTGCCTCGAGTGGAAGCGGCGAAAAGAAGGGTTCCAAGCCCAAACGTCGCGAGCCACGAATCAACGTCAAGATGGCAGCGCTCGGCGATGCACCTGAGAAGGTGGTCCCCAAATCGGCTCCGGGTGAACCGAAGGCACAAAAGCCCGATATCAAGCTCAGCAAGGATGTGATCGCCGGTCACAAGCAAGGCATGAAGGCGCCGCTAGAGCAAATCGCTCAGGACGACGCCGAGAGCAAGCGTGGCGGAACTCGCAAAATCGGCAGCGGTGGCCTCAGTGGTTTCACCGGTGAAAAGGGGCACAAGGGTGGCAAGTCGATCGAAGACGAGGATAAACCACGCAAGAAGGGGCTGTCCGGAATGGCCAGCGCCCGCGCCGAACGCTCGCGTGGCGGTGGTGGCGGACGTCGTCACAAGAATGAAACGTTCGATCGAAGCACCGGACGCGAATCACCGTATCGTCGTCGTACGTTAAAGCGAAAAGGCACCAACACGGCGGCCCCGCGTAAAGACAAGATCCAATTGGAACTGCCCTGCACCGTGCGAAGCTTCTCGGAAGCCGCCGGGGTGCCCGTGGCGCAAGTGTTGCGAACGTTGATGGGCATGCAGATCATGGTCAACATCAACGCCCAACTTGATTACGAAACCGCGGAACTGGTTGCCGCGGAGATGGATCTTGATATCGAATTGAAAGCTTCCGAGACGCTCGAAGAAGAGCTGATCACGGAGCTGGAAGAAAAGGAAGACGACGAAGAATCGCTCGTGCCTCGTGCTCCGATCGTGACATTCTTGGGCCACGTCGACCACGGCAAGACGAGTTTGTTGGATTACCTGATCGGGATCAATGTCGTCAGCGGCGAAGCTGGCGGGATCACCCAGCACATTCGTGCTTATGAAATCGACAAAGACGGACGGAAAGTCACCTTTGTCGATACGCCGGGTCACGAAGCGTTTACCGAAATGCGAGCTCGGGGTGCCAACGTCACCGACATTGCGGTGCTTGTCATCGCGGCCGACGACGGCATCATGCCGCAAACCGCTGAAGCGATCAGCCATGCCAAAGCGGCGGGCGTTCCGATCGTGGTCGCGCTGAACAAAATTGACCTCGAAGGGGTCGATCCTAACCGCGTGTTGACGCAATTGACCGAACATCAATTGACGCCAAGCGAATGGGGCGGCGATGTTGAAGTCATCCGCACCAGTGCCACCAAGGGCACCGGGATGGACGAACTGCTCGAGACATTGCTGACGATCGCGGAAATGAACGAGTACAAAGCGAATCCTGACCGTCAAGCGCTTGGGGTTTGTATCGAGTCCGAACAGCAAGGCGACCGCGGTGTGGTTGCCAAACTTGTTGTGCAAAACGGAACGCTGCGAGTCGGCGATGTGTTGGTATGTGGTCCGTCACACGGACGCGTGCGTTCGATGAAGGACACACTGACTGGCAAAAACATCAAAGAAGCGGGCCCAAGTACTCCGGTCAACATCACCGGATTGGATCAAGCTCCGGGGGCGGGCGACCGTTTCCACGTGCTCAAGGACATCGCTCAAGCGAGAGAGATCGCTGAGAATCGCGAATCCAATTCGAGCCGCGAGAACTTGTCGGGCAGCACCACCAAGGTGTCGTTCGATACGTTCCAAGAGATGTTGGCAGGCGGCAAGATTGGAGTCGAAGATCGCGTCAAATTGAACTTGATCATCCGCGCCGATGTCAAAGGCTCGCTCGAAGCAATCGAGAAAGAACTCAGCAAGTTCGATCACCCCGAAGTCGAGTTGCGAGTGCTGCAGAAGAGCGTCGGTGGCGTATCGCTGGCCGACATCACGCTGGCCTCAGCATCCGAGGCGGTTGTGTTGGCGTTCAACGTGATCCCGGATGACCAAGCTCGTTCGTTGGCCGAAGAACGTGGTATCGAAATACGACGTTACCAAGTCATCTACAAGCTGGCAGACGACATCAAGGCGATGATCGAAGGTCGCTTGAAACCCGAAGAACGAATCGTCGAACTGGGGCGGGCCCTGGTGAAACAGGTCTTCCAAATCAGCCGAGTCGGCACGATCGCAGGTTGCTATGTCGCGCAAGGAGTGATCCAGCGTGGATGTCGTATCCGAGTCAATCGCGATGGTCGTACGATCGGCGATTACCCGCTCGAAACCGTCAAGCGTATCAAGGAAGATGTCAAAGAAGTGCCTCGCGGGATGGAATGTGGTATCCGTCTGAGTGGATTCAACGACATCAAGCAAGACGACGTGTTGGAAGCCTATCGCATTGAAGAGGTTGCTCGAACATTGGATTAA
- the nusA gene encoding transcription termination factor NusA, which translates to MNPQDILRYVDSLHREKNIDTELVFSAIEAALQTAAKRQYGEDADITITLNRENGRITARHNGEELGEDQIGRIGAQTAKQVIIQKVKEAERDSLMAEYREQVGQIVAGIIGRADGGVATVNLGNVEAILPRSEQIPGESLHAGERVRAVVFEVKAAGNRVRVVLSRTRPQLVQRLFEQEIPEISEEVISIKSISREPGYRSKVAVSSVDSQVDPIAVCVGFRGSRIKAVREELAGEHIDVVRYSEDPEVLIPNSLQPATVEQVLLCDMIGRAIVLVQEDQLSLAIGRRGQNVRLASKLCGWDIEIMTGAELEEQIERAVAGFSQIDGVTEEIAQSLVEQGYLSYDDLSVIEPDLFMEMSGLTAEQVDYIVETAEARAEEAEQAANEERRARKEKDRLMREAEAAGIAEPEGAAASAATSAAPEAAAPEAASAETETANAETENSEAAEAAEPEAAEPEAAEAETAEPEAADSESSASKSS; encoded by the coding sequence ATGAATCCCCAAGACATCCTTCGTTACGTTGATTCGCTTCACCGCGAGAAGAACATTGACACGGAGCTTGTCTTTTCTGCGATCGAAGCGGCGCTGCAAACTGCGGCAAAGCGGCAATATGGGGAAGATGCCGACATCACCATTACGCTGAATCGCGAGAACGGACGCATTACCGCTCGTCATAATGGCGAAGAGTTAGGCGAAGATCAGATTGGTCGTATTGGCGCTCAAACCGCCAAGCAAGTGATCATCCAAAAAGTCAAAGAAGCCGAACGTGACTCGTTGATGGCCGAGTATCGCGAGCAAGTCGGACAGATCGTTGCCGGTATCATTGGTCGCGCCGATGGCGGTGTGGCCACCGTCAATCTAGGTAACGTCGAAGCCATCCTGCCTCGCAGCGAGCAGATTCCGGGTGAGTCGTTGCACGCCGGGGAACGAGTTCGTGCGGTGGTGTTTGAGGTCAAGGCCGCAGGCAACCGAGTTCGCGTGGTGCTCAGTCGCACCCGGCCGCAATTGGTGCAACGATTGTTTGAACAAGAGATTCCTGAAATCTCGGAAGAAGTGATCTCGATCAAATCGATCAGCCGCGAGCCTGGTTATCGCAGCAAGGTTGCGGTCAGCAGCGTTGATTCGCAAGTCGACCCGATCGCCGTGTGCGTCGGATTCCGCGGCAGCCGGATCAAGGCGGTTCGCGAAGAGTTGGCGGGCGAGCACATTGACGTCGTTCGCTACAGCGAAGACCCCGAGGTTTTGATTCCCAACTCGCTGCAACCGGCGACCGTCGAGCAAGTTTTGCTTTGCGATATGATCGGCCGAGCGATTGTGTTGGTCCAAGAGGATCAGTTGTCGTTGGCGATTGGTCGGCGTGGTCAAAACGTTCGACTGGCCAGTAAACTGTGCGGCTGGGACATCGAAATCATGACCGGTGCCGAGCTCGAAGAGCAAATCGAACGTGCGGTCGCAGGTTTCAGTCAAATCGACGGTGTGACCGAAGAAATCGCCCAGTCACTTGTCGAACAAGGTTACTTGTCCTACGACGACCTGTCGGTGATCGAGCCGGACTTGTTCATGGAAATGAGCGGTTTGACGGCCGAGCAAGTTGACTATATTGTCGAAACAGCGGAGGCACGTGCCGAAGAAGCCGAGCAGGCTGCCAACGAAGAGCGTCGTGCTCGTAAAGAGAAGGATCGGTTGATGCGTGAAGCCGAAGCGGCGGGGATCGCTGAGCCCGAAGGTGCCGCGGCGTCCGCAGCAACATCGGCAGCTCCCGAAGCGGCGGCTCCTGAAGCGGCTTCGGCCGAGACTGAAACGGCAAACGCCGAAACTGAAAATAGCGAAGCTGCGGAAGCTGCTGAACCAGAGGCTGCTGAGCCCGAGGCCGCCGAAGCGGAAACTGCCGAGCCAGAAGCCGCCGATTCCGAGTCCTCCGCGAGCAAGTCGAGTTAA